One part of the Moorena sp. SIOASIH genome encodes these proteins:
- the proX gene encoding glycine betaine/L-proline ABC transporter substrate-binding protein ProX, with amino-acid sequence MDNLYYKSVALNSIVFNYLILSLDYIAKSQVGLDIILNPFELYTLPLDEWITAVVNFLVDNFRPFFQAISLPITWTLEGIQSLFLSIPPLIFLIILGLIVWQIAGGKIGIYSLIALTLIGFFGAWEQAMTTLALVVTAVVFCVVIGISLGIACASSDRVEKFLRPLLDAMQTLPSFVYLVPVVMLFGIGAVPGVIATLVFAVPPLIRLTNLGIRQVSTEVVEAAIAFGSTPRQMLWEVQIPLAMPTILAGVNQAILLALSMSVVTSMIGVGGLGQMVLQGLGRVNVGLAAVGGLSIVLIAVMLDRITQVVSQANNQIPWLERGPIGFVRLRLTSKPRTGTTVAVTVLVALLVGLISWQQIPQATTELTASEIALPGKGLKVRSTYGYSPESQFTTHIVNTALEKLGYEIEKPKELQPTTRHIALGNNDLDFTASHWENLHTEFFEKNGGDKKLERVGVIVSDLLQGYQIDQKTAEKYNITNLEQLKDPKIAKLFDSDGNGKANLAGCIPGWGCELVIEHHLDAYGLRDTVEHDQGEYSVLIANTIARYKQGKPVLYYTWTPLWLATVLKPGEDVVWLEVAQTNLPGPQKGLTEKHTSINGKNLGFAVDRIRFVANKKFLAANPAARRFFELFKMRIEDINAESLRAKNGEDTPADIHRHSQEWIKNNQDLFDSWVEEARNVGETSGI; translated from the coding sequence ATGGACAATCTATACTATAAGAGTGTTGCTCTAAATAGTATTGTGTTCAATTATTTAATTCTATCCCTTGACTATATCGCAAAAAGCCAAGTCGGTCTAGATATTATCTTGAATCCCTTTGAGCTTTATACCTTACCCCTTGACGAGTGGATTACCGCAGTAGTTAATTTCCTAGTTGACAACTTCCGTCCCTTCTTTCAAGCAATTAGCTTGCCCATTACCTGGACTCTGGAAGGGATACAATCGCTGTTCCTATCCATTCCTCCGCTAATTTTCCTGATTATTCTGGGCTTGATAGTATGGCAAATTGCGGGTGGGAAAATTGGTATTTATAGCCTTATTGCCTTGACCTTGATTGGCTTTTTTGGAGCTTGGGAACAAGCCATGACTACCCTGGCGCTAGTGGTGACAGCTGTAGTTTTTTGCGTGGTGATTGGCATTTCCCTTGGCATTGCTTGTGCTAGTAGCGATCGCGTGGAGAAATTCCTGCGACCCCTGCTTGATGCCATGCAAACCCTCCCGTCATTCGTCTATCTTGTCCCAGTGGTAATGCTGTTTGGCATTGGTGCAGTCCCTGGAGTAATCGCTACTTTAGTCTTTGCTGTCCCCCCCTTGATTCGCCTGACCAACCTAGGAATCCGACAAGTATCTACAGAAGTTGTCGAAGCTGCGATCGCATTTGGTTCAACCCCAAGACAAATGCTTTGGGAAGTGCAAATTCCCCTAGCAATGCCAACTATCCTAGCTGGAGTCAACCAAGCCATATTATTAGCACTATCGATGTCGGTGGTGACTTCTATGATTGGTGTCGGGGGACTGGGACAGATGGTCTTACAAGGTCTCGGTCGGGTGAATGTCGGACTAGCTGCTGTGGGAGGATTAAGCATCGTGCTGATTGCGGTGATGCTCGACCGGATCACTCAAGTGGTGAGTCAAGCCAACAACCAAATCCCTTGGCTAGAGCGAGGACCGATTGGTTTTGTGCGTTTGAGGTTAACCAGTAAACCACGGACTGGGACTACTGTTGCTGTAACGGTTTTAGTGGCATTGCTTGTGGGTTTGATCAGCTGGCAACAAATTCCCCAAGCTACAACCGAATTAACTGCATCAGAAATAGCCCTACCTGGGAAAGGGTTGAAGGTACGCTCTACCTATGGTTATTCTCCAGAATCACAATTCACTACACACATCGTTAACACAGCTCTGGAAAAGCTCGGTTACGAGATTGAAAAACCCAAAGAACTCCAGCCAACCACCCGCCACATCGCTTTGGGTAATAACGACCTAGATTTTACCGCTAGCCACTGGGAAAACCTGCACACAGAATTCTTTGAAAAAAATGGTGGCGACAAGAAATTAGAGCGAGTTGGAGTTATTGTTTCTGATCTGTTGCAAGGGTATCAGATTGATCAAAAAACTGCTGAAAAATACAATATCACCAATTTAGAGCAACTCAAAGACCCTAAAATTGCCAAACTCTTTGACTCCGATGGAAATGGTAAGGCAAATTTAGCTGGTTGTATTCCCGGTTGGGGATGTGAGTTAGTTATTGAGCATCACTTAGATGCTTATGGGCTCAGGGATACTGTTGAACATGACCAAGGAGAATATAGCGTCCTAATTGCCAATACCATTGCTCGCTACAAACAAGGAAAACCAGTCCTTTACTACACTTGGACTCCCCTGTGGCTGGCTACGGTATTAAAACCAGGTGAGGATGTGGTTTGGCTAGAAGTTGCCCAAACCAATTTACCAGGACCCCAGAAAGGGTTGACAGAAAAACATACCTCAATCAATGGGAAAAATCTCGGATTCGCAGTGGATCGAATCCGCTTTGTGGCCAACAAAAAATTCCTAGCAGCCAACCCAGCAGCCAGACGATTCTTTGAGCTATTTAAGATGCGGATTGAGGATATTAATGCTGAAAGCTTACGGGCAAAAAATGGGGAAGATACCCCAGCAGATATCCATCGCCATAGCCAAGAATGGATTAAAAATAATCAAGATTTGTTTGATAGCTGGGTTGAAGAAGCTAGAAACGTTGGAGAAACTTCTGGAATTTGA
- the lgt gene encoding prolipoprotein diacylglyceryl transferase, translating into MLQAISALTLGFQFTSPGPIIVELGPLTIRWYGLLIASAVLIGVSLSQYLAKGRNVNPDLLGDLAIWLVISAIPGARLYYVLFQWEQYAQRPDQIIAIWNGGIAIHGAILGGILAATIFARLNKLSVWLLVDLVVPSLILGQAIGRWGNFFNSEAFGAPTDLPWKLYIPPLQRPPGFQNFEYFHPTFLYESVWNLLVFGLLMTLFFRDLRRKPHLKVGTMALVYMVAYSTGRFWIEGLRMDSLMLGPLRIAQVVSLVAIALGVAGLGWLYWMGRSLPDVVPADNQQWDTVSK; encoded by the coding sequence ATGCTGCAAGCAATCTCTGCTCTAACCCTAGGGTTCCAATTTACTTCTCCTGGGCCAATAATCGTTGAACTCGGACCCCTAACAATCCGCTGGTACGGACTATTGATTGCCTCAGCAGTGTTAATTGGAGTTAGCCTGTCCCAATATCTAGCCAAGGGCCGTAACGTTAACCCAGATTTGTTGGGCGACTTGGCTATCTGGCTGGTGATTTCTGCGATTCCTGGTGCCAGACTTTACTATGTCTTGTTTCAGTGGGAACAATACGCCCAGCGTCCAGACCAAATTATTGCGATTTGGAATGGTGGGATTGCCATTCATGGCGCTATCTTGGGTGGTATCTTAGCTGCAACAATTTTCGCCCGCCTCAATAAACTGTCTGTCTGGCTGTTAGTTGATCTAGTAGTTCCTTCTCTGATATTAGGTCAAGCAATCGGACGTTGGGGTAATTTCTTTAATTCTGAAGCCTTTGGCGCTCCCACGGATTTGCCTTGGAAATTGTATATTCCACCACTACAGCGTCCCCCAGGCTTTCAGAATTTTGAATATTTCCATCCCACCTTTCTGTATGAGTCTGTGTGGAACTTATTGGTCTTTGGGTTACTGATGACTCTGTTCTTTCGGGATTTACGCCGCAAACCCCATCTGAAGGTAGGGACGATGGCTCTAGTCTATATGGTTGCCTATAGTACTGGTCGCTTCTGGATTGAGGGATTGCGGATGGATAGTCTGATGCTCGGTCCATTACGCATTGCTCAAGTGGTCAGTTTGGTTGCGATCGCATTGGGAGTTGCTGGTTTAGGGTGGCTGTATTGGATGGGTCGGTCTTTGCCAGATGTTGTTCCAGCGGATAATCAGCAGTGGGATACGGTTTCTAAATAA
- the iscB gene encoding RNA-guided endonuclease IscB: MRVFVLNKNRQPLDPCKPARARILLSTGKAKVYRRYPFTIILTEEIKDPVTHEHQLKIDPVAKTSGLAIVQGTRLIWGAELTHRGFQIRVALNYRRQLRRSRRNRKTRYRKPRFLNRTRPKGWLAPSLISRVQNILTWVKKLIRFCPVTGISQELVRFDTQKLQNPEISGIEYQQGTLYGYELREYLLEKWNRQCVYCGVTGTQLEIEHIKPKSKGGSNRVSNLAIACRPCNQAKSNQDIELFLSKKPSLLKRILCQAKRPLADAASVNTTRWKLYHVLKSIGLPVEVGSGGLTKFNRCRQSLPKTHWLDAANVGKVETLIIEVTLPLLITAKGHGTRQLCRTNKYGFPTRHCSRIKFHKGFQTGDIVRAVVTKGKKIGTYVGRVATRKSGSFNVSTKSGLVQGISHKYCQFIHRKDGYAYTN; the protein is encoded by the coding sequence ATGCGTGTCTTTGTACTCAACAAAAATCGACAACCCTTAGACCCATGTAAACCTGCGAGAGCTAGGATTCTACTTTCGACAGGAAAAGCAAAGGTCTATCGTCGTTACCCATTTACCATAATCTTGACGGAGGAGATAAAGGATCCAGTAACTCACGAGCACCAATTAAAAATAGACCCGGTCGCAAAAACAAGCGGTCTAGCTATTGTTCAAGGAACACGGTTAATCTGGGGAGCCGAACTCACTCATAGAGGTTTCCAAATTCGAGTTGCTTTGAATTATCGTAGACAATTGAGGCGCAGTAGACGTAATCGCAAAACTCGATACCGCAAGCCCAGATTTCTCAACAGAACTAGACCAAAAGGTTGGTTAGCGCCTAGCCTGATATCTAGAGTTCAGAATATTTTGACTTGGGTTAAAAAATTGATTCGATTCTGTCCTGTCACCGGCATATCCCAAGAATTGGTTAGGTTCGATACTCAAAAGCTGCAAAATCCTGAAATATCTGGAATCGAATACCAACAAGGGACACTTTACGGTTATGAACTTCGTGAGTATCTACTTGAGAAATGGAATCGCCAGTGTGTTTACTGCGGAGTGACAGGAACTCAATTAGAAATTGAACATATTAAGCCAAAGTCCAAAGGCGGTTCTAATCGGGTTTCTAATTTGGCTATCGCGTGTCGTCCATGTAACCAAGCTAAATCCAACCAAGATATTGAGCTTTTCCTGTCGAAAAAGCCTAGCCTCCTGAAACGCATACTATGTCAAGCTAAGCGTCCACTGGCTGATGCGGCTTCTGTAAATACAACCCGTTGGAAGCTATATCACGTACTCAAATCAATAGGATTACCTGTTGAAGTAGGTAGCGGTGGATTAACTAAATTCAATAGGTGCCGCCAAAGTCTTCCTAAAACTCATTGGTTAGATGCAGCAAATGTTGGAAAAGTTGAAACATTGATTATTGAAGTAACCCTACCGTTGCTGATAACAGCAAAGGGACACGGTACTCGTCAGCTCTGTAGAACCAATAAGTATGGGTTTCCCACTCGTCATTGCTCCAGAATTAAGTTTCACAAAGGCTTTCAGACAGGCGACATAGTTCGTGCAGTAGTAACCAAAGGGAAAAAGATTGGTACCTATGTAGGACGGGTCGCGACCAGAAAATCAGGGTCTTTCAATGTTTCAACTAAATCAGGATTGGTTCAAGGAATCAGTCACAAATATTGTCAATTTATTCATAGGAAAGATGGTTATGCCTATACAAACTAA
- a CDS encoding type 1 glutamine amidotransferase has translation MNSEQLELTIGWLYPTLMSTYGDRGNVICLQQRTQWRGIRVNVIPLDQQTPAEQFYQVDIFMGGGAQDRQQEIVMRDLQGSKANALQEKIEGGTPGVFTCGSPQLLGHYYEPALGKRIQGLGLLDLVSKHPGVDARRCIGNVVFEITASPLAQDLKAMLGKNPVVIGFENHGGRTYLGNVEPLAQVVKGYGNNGEDGTEGAFYRNAIATYSHGPLLPKNPFLADWLIQTALKQKYHIPVSLEPLDDTLATKARVAMFKRLSLTNLS, from the coding sequence ATGAATTCCGAACAACTAGAATTAACTATAGGCTGGCTTTACCCTACCCTAATGAGTACCTACGGCGATCGCGGTAATGTCATCTGCTTACAACAACGAACCCAGTGGCGAGGCATTAGAGTCAATGTAATTCCCCTGGATCAGCAAACCCCTGCTGAGCAATTCTATCAAGTGGATATCTTCATGGGTGGTGGTGCTCAAGATAGACAGCAAGAAATTGTTATGCGAGACTTACAAGGTAGCAAAGCCAATGCCCTACAAGAAAAAATTGAAGGAGGTACACCGGGGGTATTTACCTGTGGCTCACCTCAATTGCTAGGTCACTACTATGAACCAGCTCTAGGTAAGCGGATTCAGGGATTAGGGTTGCTGGATTTGGTCAGCAAGCATCCTGGCGTAGATGCTCGCCGTTGCATTGGTAATGTGGTATTTGAGATTACTGCATCACCCTTAGCCCAAGACTTAAAGGCTATGCTCGGGAAAAATCCAGTAGTGATTGGCTTTGAAAATCATGGTGGTCGTACCTATTTAGGTAATGTGGAACCCCTAGCTCAAGTGGTCAAAGGATATGGTAACAATGGGGAAGATGGCACAGAAGGAGCATTTTATCGCAATGCGATCGCAACCTACTCCCACGGTCCGCTGTTACCGAAAAACCCCTTTCTGGCTGATTGGCTGATCCAAACTGCCCTCAAGCAAAAGTATCATATACCAGTGTCCTTAGAACCACTGGATGATACCTTAGCAACCAAGGCACGGGTGGCGATGTTTAAACGTCTTTCCCTAACTAACCTGAGTTAA
- a CDS encoding transposase, whose product MNYNYRIYPSLAQQELMLSWLETCRRLYNRCLRDLKDWMNSRKCLVDRCSIYQEYIMSTDIPFPGYMEQKRQLTQWKKTEPELKAVHSQVTQDVVKRLHNSWETFKHRGQGFPRFKKYGRYQSFLFPQFQKSPIVGNQIKLPMIGLVNINLHREIPTGFRVKGVRVVSRCRGTKWFVVITISADVSVPDTPAYGRAIGVDVGLNYFLATSDGLKITRPKFFVDLQSELKLLQRRASRKCKGSKNWEKAQVKVARLHHKIDNTRKDWQLKVAHSLCDQADSIFVEDIDYRVMAKGFLGKHSLDASFGQFRALLKWVCWKRGKFFATVDHRGTSKQCPDCGAEWDNNLSIRWHTCKECGYSSNRDVASAEVIRNRGIEKYPRTIGEWKPPADKSVSAEASSAVHIGRSVLSGILNLDKCYAGMPNCEVGKPAP is encoded by the coding sequence ATGAACTACAACTACCGCATTTATCCGTCGTTAGCTCAGCAAGAATTAATGTTGAGTTGGCTAGAGACTTGTAGACGACTTTATAACCGTTGTTTGCGAGACTTAAAGGACTGGATGAATAGTAGAAAGTGTCTAGTTGATCGCTGTTCGATATACCAGGAATATATCATGTCTACCGATATTCCTTTTCCTGGATATATGGAACAGAAAAGACAGTTAACCCAATGGAAAAAAACCGAACCAGAACTTAAGGCAGTGCATTCTCAGGTGACACAAGACGTGGTTAAGAGACTGCATAACTCTTGGGAAACATTTAAACACAGAGGTCAGGGTTTTCCACGGTTTAAAAAGTATGGTCGTTATCAATCTTTTTTGTTTCCTCAGTTCCAGAAATCACCAATTGTCGGGAATCAAATTAAACTACCGATGATAGGACTGGTTAACATTAATTTACATCGAGAAATCCCCACAGGCTTCAGGGTCAAGGGTGTCCGAGTGGTTTCAAGATGTCGAGGGACAAAATGGTTTGTTGTCATTACCATCTCTGCTGATGTCTCTGTTCCTGATACCCCCGCTTATGGTCGTGCCATTGGGGTTGATGTTGGATTAAATTACTTTTTGGCAACATCAGATGGGTTAAAAATTACTAGACCAAAGTTTTTTGTAGACTTACAAAGCGAGCTTAAATTGCTGCAACGTAGGGCATCTCGAAAATGTAAAGGGTCTAAAAATTGGGAAAAAGCACAAGTTAAAGTAGCACGATTACACCACAAAATTGACAACACTAGAAAAGACTGGCAACTCAAAGTAGCCCATAGTCTCTGTGACCAGGCTGACTCGATTTTTGTTGAGGATATTGATTACCGAGTGATGGCTAAAGGTTTTTTAGGGAAACATTCTCTAGACGCAAGTTTTGGTCAGTTCAGAGCGTTATTGAAATGGGTTTGTTGGAAACGAGGGAAGTTTTTTGCCACAGTAGACCATCGGGGGACATCAAAGCAATGTCCTGACTGTGGAGCTGAATGGGACAATAACCTTTCAATTCGTTGGCATACTTGCAAAGAGTGTGGATATTCTAGCAATCGTGATGTTGCCAGTGCAGAAGTGATTCGCAATCGTGGAATTGAAAAGTACCCAAGGACTATTGGGGAATGGAAACCGCCTGCTGACAAGTCCGTGTCTGCCGAGGCTTCCTCGGCAGTTCATATCGGACGTAGCGTACTGTCGGGGATTTTAAATCTAGATAAGTGCTACGCAGGAATGCCTAACTGTGAGGTTGGGAAGCCCGCACCGTAG